A stretch of the Corylus avellana chromosome ca6, CavTom2PMs-1.0 genome encodes the following:
- the LOC132185406 gene encoding F-box/LRR-repeat protein At3g60040-like: MEHKIDRLSELPKPIVEHILSFIPLKQILQLTILSKTWQNIWTLFPILKLEESLVLSGPYNKKFNYFVERTLLSRCRQNISIQRFEIRILDNIDKEWYCACVNRWIGYAIESNVKELNIFASPKNYYKVPESVLVAKSITGLTLWGCNLESFRSHDINLSSLKKLVLGEVYNVNDQIIKTLIAGSPVVEEIKFARCDGLRNIHVSGLPKLMNIAVAYNEELDSIEIEASNLESLLIELCKPCQINLLACENLKKLELYSATVTDEWLHDVLSKHLHIESLTLLRCDMLKRIKISSDRMKSLTFYRCSELLEVNIVTPNLHSLEYYGDVISFSSNTSTLSEVRLRFLNGSFDWIYNVENIEFLTKLNHLKQLTWRAHYAKVF, from the coding sequence ATGGAGCACAAAATTGACCGGCTATCCGAGTTGCCGAAACCTATTGTAGAGCACATTCTATCATTTATCCCGTTGAAACAAATACTTCAACTTACTATATTGTCCAAGACATGGCAAAACATCTGGACTTTATTCCCTATTCTGAAACTTGAAGAAAGCTTGGTTTTGTCAGGTCCGTACAACAAGAAGTTCAATTATTTTGTGGAGAGAACTTTACTAAGTCGTTGTAGGCAAAATATAAGCATACAAAGATTTGAGATTAGAATATTGGACAATATTGACAAGGAATGGTATTGTGCTTGTGTGAACCGTTGGATTGGCTATGCAATTGAAAGCAACGTCAAAGAGTTGAATATCTTTGCATCGCCTAAAAATTACTATAAGGTGCCTGAGAGTGTTTTAGTAGCAAAATCAATAACTGGGTTGACTTTGTGGGGTTGTAACTTAGAGTCATTTCGGAGTCATGATATTAACTTATCCTCCTTGAAAAAGTTGGTTTTGGGTGAAGTTTATAATGTGAATGACCAAATCATCAAAACCCTAATTGCCGGCTCTCCTGTTGTAGAAGAGATAAAATTTGCACGATGTGATGGATTGAGAAATATACACGTGTCAGGTCTTCCTAAACTGATGAACATTGCGGTGGCATATAATGAAGAACTTGATAGCATTGAGATTGAAGCATCAAATCTTGAATCTTTACTTATTGAGCTTTGCAAACCATGTCAAATCAACCTACTCGCATGTGAAAATCTAAAGAAGTTAGAGCTATATTCAGCCACCGTGACAGATGAATGGTTACACGACGTTCTTTCTAAACATCTACACATTGAGAGCTTAACCCTACTTCGTTGTGATATGTTGAAAAGGATTAAAATTTCAAGTGATCGTATGAAGAGTTTGACCTTTTATCGTTGTAGTGAGCTACTTGAAGTTAACATTGTTACTCCTAACTTACATAGCCTCGAGTATTATGGTGATGttatatcattttcttccaacaCTTCAACTCTATCGGAAGTCAGACTACGATTTTTGAATGGTAGTTTTGATTGGATCTACAATGTCGAAAATATTGAATTTCTCACAAAGTTAAATCATCTGAAACAATTGACTTGGAGAGCTCATTATGCCAAGGTATTCTAG